The following are encoded together in the bacterium genome:
- a CDS encoding alpha/beta fold hydrolase, producing the protein MTFDDWLARGERLAVDLDDSPRALFVRTAGRGAWCTLLHGFPTSSHDWHALWDDLVRRRRVLAFDFLGFGDSDKPADHDYTIHEQADATEALWCRFGVAETALVAHDYGVSVAQELLARQAEGRGAARITNVVFLNGGLYPALHRPQPGQLLLLDPEHGPQLSAVVSEEPWAQAMRATYARQPDAAALHAQWVAVARRDGHRLGHRLIQYIRDRRTHEVRWVGALETTPIPRGFVWGMRDPVSGAHMIARVAERLPDAPRVELAEVGHWPPLEDPAAVTAALRRFVP; encoded by the coding sequence ATGACGTTCGACGACTGGCTCGCCCGCGGCGAGCGCCTCGCGGTCGACCTCGACGACTCGCCCCGCGCGCTCTTCGTGCGCACCGCCGGGCGCGGCGCCTGGTGCACGCTGCTGCACGGCTTCCCGACCTCGTCGCACGACTGGCACGCGCTCTGGGACGACCTCGTGCGCCGCCGCCGCGTCCTGGCGTTCGACTTCCTCGGCTTCGGCGACTCGGACAAGCCGGCCGACCACGACTACACGATCCACGAGCAGGCCGACGCCACCGAAGCCCTGTGGTGCCGCTTCGGCGTCGCCGAGACGGCGCTCGTCGCCCACGACTACGGCGTTTCGGTGGCGCAGGAGCTGCTCGCGCGTCAGGCGGAGGGCAGGGGGGCGGCGCGGATCACGAACGTCGTCTTCCTGAACGGCGGCCTCTATCCCGCGCTCCACCGCCCGCAGCCCGGCCAGCTCCTCCTCCTCGATCCGGAGCACGGCCCGCAGCTGTCGGCCGTCGTGTCCGAGGAGCCGTGGGCGCAGGCGATGCGCGCCACCTACGCGCGCCAGCCCGACGCCGCGGCGCTGCACGCGCAATGGGTGGCCGTCGCGCGGCGCGACGGCCACCGCCTCGGCCACCGGCTGATCCAGTACATCCGCGACCGCCGCACGCACGAGGTGCGCTGGGTCGGCGCCCTCGAGACGACGCCGATCCCGCGCGGCTTCGTGTGGGGTATGCGCGATCCGGTCTCGGGCGCGCACATGATCGCGCGCGTCGCCGAGCGCCTGCCGGACGCCCCGCGCGTCGAGCTGGCCGAGGTCGGGCACTGGCCGCCGCTCGAGGACCCCGCGGCCGTGACCGCGGCGCTGCGCCGCTTCGTGCCGTAG
- a CDS encoding ferritin-like domain-containing protein, whose protein sequence is MADESSSAPENAVDYGIAAFREVTRHPKAHAHILQQYRVGEYAGVVALKRLLAEMQPEGKLHKAMEIHFRDEERHSQVFTDWIYRLGVTPEPLPAEVEGYFANSPEEFEQQRRLVEQLPPDLRRIIVFAGINAIEKIAFNQFETHLRALDRPDDVRLLESVMAEEKFHLSYVEHELERVQTGENGAFVKMALDTAKERFAVFSEMRREQSRVAIEKLLGAGG, encoded by the coding sequence ATGGCCGATGAGTCCAGCAGCGCCCCCGAGAACGCGGTCGACTACGGCATTGCCGCCTTCCGCGAGGTGACGCGTCATCCGAAGGCGCACGCCCACATCCTGCAGCAGTACCGCGTCGGCGAGTACGCGGGTGTGGTCGCGCTGAAGCGCCTGCTCGCCGAGATGCAGCCCGAGGGCAAGCTCCACAAGGCGATGGAGATCCACTTCCGCGACGAGGAGCGGCACTCGCAGGTCTTCACCGACTGGATCTACCGGCTCGGCGTCACCCCGGAGCCGCTGCCCGCCGAGGTCGAGGGCTATTTCGCCAACAGCCCCGAGGAGTTCGAGCAGCAGCGCCGGCTCGTCGAGCAGCTGCCGCCCGACCTCCGCCGCATCATCGTCTTCGCGGGCATCAACGCGATCGAGAAGATCGCCTTCAACCAGTTCGAAACCCACCTCCGCGCCCTCGACCGCCCGGACGACGTCCGGCTCCTCGAGAGCGTCATGGCGGAGGAGAAGTTCCACCTGAGCTACGTCGAGCACGAGCTCGAGCGCGTCCAGACCGGCGAGAACGGCGCCTTCGTCAAGATGGCCCTCGACACCGCCAAGGAGCGCTTCGCCGTCTTCAGCGAGATGCGTCGCGAGCAGAGCCGCGTCGCGATCGAGAAGCTGCTCGGCGCCGGCGGCTGA
- a CDS encoding DUF4215 domain-containing protein, whose amino-acid sequence MEALVDACVDQLVSTLDPAPITQGKCGVGKRKCVATKATGLLKCHQLALTPGKPVDPNAKSCVDKATAKFTGGADPAKGCFAKLEAKSGNDCTTVGDSAALGAIVDQCVALVVASLDGGGPVTTTTITSTTIAPLPTTTTTTTIGGTPVCGNGIPEAGEECDDGNDDNNDACVAGCRNARCGDGYFHSGVEQCDDGNTENGDGCSSTCTIEPAVCGNGRVEGDETCDDGNTDDGDACPSNCRIGFCSPSGAQQATTITYAKPGGVNVGSIVVFVDYPDGRASLPGFGNQATVRARITNLPTGFVHTANDLDYAIREVITPSLPGNVLGGTQLFRASFDLCTGQPAPTAAEYGCTVEQAYTPQGVAIPLPGFSCTVGLL is encoded by the coding sequence GTGGAGGCGCTGGTCGACGCCTGCGTCGATCAGCTCGTTTCGACGCTCGATCCTGCGCCGATCACGCAGGGCAAGTGCGGAGTCGGCAAGCGGAAGTGCGTCGCGACGAAGGCCACGGGCTTGCTGAAGTGCCACCAGCTGGCGCTCACGCCCGGTAAGCCCGTCGATCCGAACGCGAAGAGCTGTGTCGACAAGGCCACGGCGAAGTTCACCGGTGGCGCAGACCCCGCCAAGGGCTGCTTCGCGAAGCTCGAAGCCAAGAGCGGCAACGACTGCACGACCGTCGGTGACTCGGCAGCGCTCGGGGCCATCGTCGACCAGTGCGTCGCCCTCGTCGTCGCGTCCCTCGACGGTGGCGGGCCGGTGACGACCACGACCATCACCTCCACCACGATCGCGCCGCTGCCGACGACGACCACCACCACGACGATCGGCGGCACGCCCGTCTGCGGCAACGGTATCCCCGAAGCGGGCGAGGAGTGCGACGACGGCAACGACGACAACAACGACGCCTGCGTCGCCGGCTGCAGGAACGCGCGCTGCGGTGACGGGTATTTCCACTCGGGCGTCGAGCAATGCGACGACGGCAACACCGAGAACGGGGACGGGTGCTCCTCGACCTGCACCATCGAGCCGGCGGTGTGCGGTAACGGCCGCGTCGAGGGCGACGAGACCTGCGACGACGGCAACACCGACGACGGCGACGCCTGCCCGTCGAACTGTCGCATCGGCTTCTGTAGCCCGAGCGGCGCGCAGCAGGCGACGACGATCACCTACGCGAAGCCGGGCGGGGTGAACGTCGGTTCGATCGTCGTCTTCGTGGACTACCCGGACGGCAGGGCGAGCCTGCCCGGCTTCGGCAACCAGGCGACGGTGCGGGCGCGCATCACGAACCTGCCGACGGGGTTCGTGCACACCGCGAACGATCTCGACTACGCCATTCGCGAAGTGATCACGCCGTCGTTGCCGGGCAACGTGCTCGGCGGCACGCAGTTGTTCCGCGCCAGCTTCGATCTCTGCACTGGGCAGCCTGCGCCGACCGCGGCGGAGTACGGCTGCACGGTGGAGCAGGCATACACGCCGCAGGGAGTCGCCATTCCGCTCCCCGGCTTCAGCTGCACCGTCGGATTGCTCTGA
- a CDS encoding LLM class flavin-dependent oxidoreductase gives MQFGIFYEHQIPRPWNDGDEHRLFKEALDQVELADRLGIDYAWEVEHHFLEEYSHSSAPEVFLAACSQRTKRIRLGHGITLMPPGYNHPARVAERIATLDLVSDGRVEWGTGESSSRIELEGYGVGYMQKREAWEEAVRESCRMLAMNPYPGYDGKHFSMPARNVVPKPLQRPHPPLWVACSNRDTIRLAAKLGIGALTFAFIDPSDAKYWVEEYYETFKKECTPIGRSVNPNIAMVTGFMCHEDSATAVAQGLEGFKFFGFALAHYYITGTHTPGHTNVWEAFKAAPPFPAMPTGGIGNPDEVRRNLETFEEVGVDQTIFIQQGGNNRHADICSSLELFAQKVQPDFKARHDARAKKKAEELAPYIEKAMAKIPPLDATPQVDPVESYPVLMSRLGVDISQLPQGRVMGPAAQQIQKAMAQSGTPTPQ, from the coding sequence ATGCAGTTCGGCATCTTCTACGAGCACCAGATCCCGCGTCCCTGGAACGACGGCGACGAGCACCGCCTCTTCAAGGAAGCGCTCGACCAGGTCGAGCTCGCCGACCGGCTCGGCATCGATTACGCCTGGGAGGTCGAGCACCACTTCCTCGAGGAGTACTCGCACTCGTCGGCACCCGAGGTCTTCCTCGCCGCGTGCAGCCAGCGCACGAAGCGCATCCGTCTCGGCCATGGCATCACGCTGATGCCGCCGGGCTACAACCACCCGGCGCGCGTCGCCGAGCGCATCGCGACGCTCGACCTCGTGAGCGACGGCCGCGTCGAGTGGGGCACGGGCGAATCGAGCTCGCGCATCGAGCTCGAGGGCTACGGCGTTGGCTACATGCAGAAGCGCGAGGCCTGGGAGGAGGCGGTGCGCGAATCCTGCCGGATGCTCGCGATGAATCCGTACCCCGGCTACGACGGCAAGCACTTCTCGATGCCGGCGCGCAACGTCGTGCCGAAGCCGCTCCAGCGCCCGCACCCGCCGCTGTGGGTCGCGTGCTCGAACCGCGACACCATCCGCCTCGCGGCGAAGCTGGGCATCGGCGCGCTGACCTTCGCCTTCATCGACCCGTCGGACGCGAAGTACTGGGTCGAGGAGTACTACGAGACCTTCAAGAAGGAGTGCACGCCGATCGGTCGCAGCGTGAACCCGAACATCGCCATGGTAACGGGATTCATGTGCCACGAGGACAGTGCGACCGCGGTGGCGCAGGGCCTCGAGGGCTTCAAGTTCTTCGGCTTCGCCCTCGCGCACTACTACATCACCGGCACGCACACGCCCGGCCACACGAACGTCTGGGAGGCCTTCAAGGCGGCGCCGCCGTTCCCGGCGATGCCGACCGGCGGCATCGGCAACCCGGACGAGGTGCGTCGGAACCTCGAGACGTTCGAGGAGGTCGGCGTCGACCAGACGATCTTCATCCAGCAGGGCGGCAACAACCGCCACGCGGACATCTGCTCGTCCCTCGAGCTCTTCGCGCAGAAGGTGCAGCCCGACTTCAAGGCGCGCCACGACGCCCGCGCGAAGAAGAAGGCCGAGGAGCTGGCGCCCTACATCGAGAAGGCGATGGCGAAAATCCCGCCCCTCGACGCGACGCCGCAGGTCGATCCGGTCGAGTCCTACCCGGTGCTGATGTCGCGCCTCGGCGTCGACATCTCGCAGCTGCCCCAGGGCCGCGTCATGGGCCCCGCGGCGCAGCAGATCCAGAAGGCGATGGCCCAGAGCGGCACGCCGACACCCCAGTAA
- a CDS encoding DUF4215 domain-containing protein, translated as MPTTTSTSTTSTTSTSTTTTTSTTTTTVAPVCGNGIPEAGEECDDGNDDNNDACVAGCKNARCGDGYFYSGVEQCDDGNTVAGDGCSPTCTIEPAVCGNSRVEGDETCDDGNTEDGDACPSNCRIGFCSPSGSQQTTVTYTKPTGVGNIGSMVVFVDYPDGRVSIPGMGNQSTVRARVTNLPTGFVHTANDLDYAIREVLSPTLPGNILNGAQLFRINYDGCSGQTLPVASDYKCRVEQAFNPQGSGYDVSGFTCTVTIP; from the coding sequence ATCCCGACCACCACGAGCACGTCGACGACGAGCACGACCAGCACGTCGACGACCACCACCACCTCGACCACCACGACGACCGTCGCGCCGGTCTGCGGGAACGGCATCCCGGAGGCGGGCGAGGAGTGCGACGACGGGAACGACGACAACAACGACGCCTGCGTCGCCGGCTGCAAGAACGCGCGCTGCGGGGACGGGTACTTCTACTCGGGCGTCGAGCAATGCGACGACGGCAACACCGTGGCCGGCGACGGGTGCTCCCCGACCTGCACCATCGAGCCGGCGGTGTGCGGCAACAGCCGCGTCGAGGGCGACGAGACCTGCGACGACGGCAACACCGAGGACGGCGACGCCTGCCCGTCGAACTGCCGCATCGGCTTCTGCAGCCCTTCGGGAAGCCAGCAGACGACGGTCACGTACACGAAGCCGACCGGGGTGGGGAACATCGGGTCCATGGTCGTGTTCGTGGACTACCCGGACGGGCGCGTCAGCATTCCGGGAATGGGCAACCAGTCGACCGTCCGTGCGCGCGTCACGAATCTGCCGACCGGCTTCGTGCACACCGCGAACGACCTCGATTACGCCATCCGCGAGGTGCTCTCGCCGACGCTGCCGGGCAACATCCTGAACGGCGCGCAGCTCTTCCGCATCAACTACGACGGCTGCTCCGGCCAGACGCTGCCGGTGGCGAGCGACTACAAGTGTCGGGTCGAGCAGGCCTTCAACCCCCAGGGCTCGGGCTACGACGTCTCGGGGTTCACGTGCACGGTGACCATCCCATGA
- a CDS encoding TIGR03564 family F420-dependent LLM class oxidoreductase yields the protein MRIGIGIGSLSGGPATLDDVIAQAQAAERDGFASCWLANIFDLDAILGAALCARATERIEVGTAVVPTYPRHPVAMAQQAISAAAAARGRFTLGIGLSHQMVIDTMLGMSWDKPYTHCREYLAVLRPLLHEGRVDFDGTQYRVHAPLALPGATPPPILLAALAPKMLALAGRQAEGTVTWMTGPQTIREHTAPRIREAAAAAGRPAPRIVVGLPVAVTREVAAARESASRIFQIYGHLPSYRAMLDREGAGGPADVALVGDEAAVGEQLERLVAAGATDFLAAPFPVDGDAGASARTRDFLAERVRAGR from the coding sequence ATGCGTATCGGCATCGGGATCGGCTCCCTCTCCGGTGGCCCCGCGACCCTCGACGACGTCATCGCCCAGGCCCAGGCGGCCGAGCGCGACGGGTTCGCGAGCTGCTGGCTCGCCAACATCTTCGACCTCGACGCCATCCTCGGCGCCGCCCTCTGCGCGCGGGCGACGGAGCGTATCGAGGTCGGCACCGCGGTGGTGCCCACCTATCCGCGGCATCCGGTGGCGATGGCGCAGCAGGCGATCTCGGCCGCCGCGGCGGCACGCGGGCGCTTCACGCTCGGGATCGGGCTCTCGCACCAGATGGTGATCGACACGATGCTCGGCATGTCGTGGGACAAGCCCTACACGCACTGTCGCGAGTACCTGGCCGTGCTGCGGCCGCTGCTGCACGAGGGCCGCGTCGACTTCGACGGCACGCAGTACCGGGTCCACGCTCCGCTCGCGCTGCCCGGTGCCACGCCACCGCCGATCCTGCTCGCCGCGTTGGCCCCGAAGATGCTGGCCCTCGCCGGTCGGCAGGCCGAGGGGACGGTCACCTGGATGACCGGTCCGCAGACCATCCGCGAGCACACCGCTCCGCGCATCCGCGAGGCCGCCGCCGCCGCGGGCCGGCCGGCGCCTCGGATCGTCGTCGGCCTGCCGGTCGCGGTGACGCGCGAGGTGGCGGCGGCGCGCGAGTCGGCGTCCCGCATCTTCCAGATCTACGGGCATCTGCCGTCGTATCGCGCCATGCTCGACCGCGAGGGGGCCGGCGGTCCGGCCGACGTCGCCCTCGTCGGCGACGAGGCGGCCGTCGGCGAGCAGCTGGAGCGTCTCGTCGCCGCCGGGGCCACGGACTTCCTCGCGGCCCCGTTCCCGGTCGACGGCGACGCCGGAGCCTCGGCGCGCACGCGCGACTTCCTGGCGGAGCGGGTACGCGCCGGCCGATGA
- a CDS encoding class IV adenylate cyclase, whose product MPRNVEAKARVADLEAARAIALRLGARDTGVDAQVDRYYALDGGRRVKLRTSRDGAYLIHYDRAETAGVRSSDYTRTPVRDDEAGRCLVPKTDPLVTVRKRRRILLLDNVRIHLDDVEGLGTFLELEAVVDADHDDVRCRAQVAELLAAFGLGDADLIRASYGELVGNPS is encoded by the coding sequence GTGCCGCGCAACGTCGAGGCGAAGGCGCGCGTCGCCGATCTGGAAGCCGCGCGCGCCATCGCGCTGCGGCTCGGCGCCCGCGACACCGGCGTCGACGCGCAGGTCGACCGCTACTACGCGCTCGACGGCGGCCGTCGCGTGAAGCTGCGCACGAGTCGCGACGGCGCGTACCTGATCCACTACGACCGCGCCGAGACCGCCGGCGTGCGGTCGAGCGACTACACGCGGACGCCCGTGCGCGACGACGAGGCCGGCCGCTGTCTCGTGCCGAAGACCGATCCTCTCGTCACGGTCCGCAAGCGGCGTCGCATCCTCTTGCTGGACAACGTCCGCATCCATCTCGACGACGTCGAGGGCCTGGGCACGTTCCTCGAGCTGGAGGCCGTGGTCGACGCCGACCACGACGACGTGCGCTGTCGCGCCCAAGTCGCCGAGCTGCTGGCCGCGTTCGGCCTCGGCGACGCCGACCTGATCCGCGCCTCGTACGGCGAGCTCGTGGGCAATCCGTCGTAG
- a CDS encoding TetR/AcrR family transcriptional regulator — protein MNARRAVPNEPTAARRGGRARQERGVRTEEAILTATMELLATRGIHGTSLDVLAERVGVAKSSILWHFGSKEELLLRVAERVFEQVAQGPIQDILDLPSFEARAEASWRFFSETMRHHPALRRVTLYLIFESVEGRPELRERLQQLYRNIRDLWAAGLRTEIPDAARRSRLAAISVAALDGIFLQWLLDPDAFDLDALHVELRDLVTRARRDQQRETRRKGPSDDGR, from the coding sequence ATGAATGCCCGCCGCGCCGTCCCGAATGAGCCCACCGCCGCCCGCCGCGGCGGGCGTGCGCGCCAGGAGCGCGGCGTTCGTACCGAAGAGGCGATCCTGACCGCGACCATGGAGCTGCTCGCGACCCGCGGCATCCACGGCACCTCGCTCGACGTCCTCGCCGAGCGGGTCGGCGTCGCGAAGAGCAGCATCCTCTGGCACTTCGGCTCGAAGGAGGAGCTGCTCCTGCGGGTCGCCGAGCGCGTCTTCGAGCAGGTCGCGCAGGGGCCGATCCAGGACATCCTCGACCTGCCCTCGTTCGAGGCGCGCGCCGAGGCGAGCTGGCGCTTCTTCTCCGAAACCATGCGTCACCACCCGGCGCTGCGCCGGGTCACGCTCTACCTGATCTTCGAGAGCGTCGAGGGACGCCCGGAGCTGCGCGAGCGCCTCCAGCAGCTGTACCGCAACATCCGCGATCTGTGGGCTGCCGGCCTGCGCACCGAGATCCCCGACGCGGCCCGGCGTTCGCGGCTCGCCGCCATCTCGGTGGCCGCGCTCGACGGCATCTTCCTCCAGTGGCTGCTCGACCCCGACGCCTTCGACCTCGACGCCCTGCACGTCGAGCTGCGCGACCTGGTGACCCGTGCCCGGCGCGACCAGCAGCGTGAGACGCGACGGAAAGGACCTTCCGACGATGGCCGATGA